One part of the Syntrophobacterales bacterium genome encodes these proteins:
- a CDS encoding transposase, with product MPRGSRIDAVGAVHHIMVRGIERRKIFDGDADRDHFLHRMGEILLDTGTTCFAWSLMPNHFHLLLRTGNVPVSTVMRRLLTGYAVWFNRSRRRYGHLFQNRYKSILCQEDSYLLELVRYIHLNPLRAGLVKSIQALDVYPYSGHGALMGGLRKSWQETDEILKLFGSNPALARRTYQQFVEQGIEQGRRNDLIGGGLIRSAGGWEGLKHKREEGQYQRSDERILGDSDFVSAVLDKSKESLTKRQKLKSKGMDVDKIATRVSKLMGVPVDDVWAAGKQQHIVNARSLLCYWAVRELGVSMSSLSRRLGVSLPAISKSVVRGKQITEDHAFILI from the coding sequence ATGCCTAGAGGATCACGCATAGATGCCGTTGGCGCCGTACACCATATTATGGTTCGCGGGATTGAACGCAGGAAGATATTCGACGGGGATGCCGATCGGGATCACTTTCTTCACCGGATGGGTGAGATTCTTCTGGATACAGGAACCACTTGCTTTGCCTGGTCCCTGATGCCCAATCACTTTCATCTGCTTTTGCGTACCGGGAACGTTCCCGTCTCGACCGTTATGAGACGCCTGTTGACGGGATACGCTGTCTGGTTTAACCGCAGCCGACGCCGCTACGGACACCTGTTTCAGAACCGTTATAAATCCATTCTCTGCCAGGAAGATTCCTACCTTCTGGAACTCGTGCGCTATATTCATCTTAATCCGCTGCGGGCTGGATTGGTTAAGAGCATTCAAGCATTGGACGTCTATCCCTATTCAGGTCACGGCGCCCTGATGGGCGGATTGAGAAAATCCTGGCAGGAAACAGACGAAATCCTCAAACTATTTGGCAGCAACCCGGCTTTAGCCCGCCGGACGTATCAGCAGTTTGTGGAACAGGGGATCGAGCAGGGGCGAAGAAATGACCTCATCGGCGGTGGTTTGATCCGGAGCGCAGGCGGATGGGAAGGTTTGAAGCACAAGAGAGAGGAAGGGCAATACCAGCGCAGTGATGAACGGATACTGGGCGATAGTGATTTTGTAAGCGCGGTTTTGGACAAATCCAAAGAGAGCCTGACAAAGCGTCAAAAGCTGAAGTCCAAAGGAATGGATGTGGATAAAATCGCCACCCGCGTATCCAAATTAATGGGGGTTCCGGTTGATGATGTCTGGGCGGCCGGCAAACAGCAGCACATCGTGAATGCCCGGAGTCTTTTATGCTATTGGGCGGTTCGAGAACTGGGTGTTTCCATGTCCAGTTTAAGCCGGAGGCTGGGGGTATCCCTTCCTGCCATCAGTAAATCCGTTGTCCGCGGCAAGCAGATTACAGAAGATCATGCGTTCATATTGATCTGA
- a CDS encoding PIN domain-containing protein has product MKSEGMNVYLDTSALNRIFDDQSQPRIFLEASAMLLVFGLIDKRIISIVSSEVLIYENSRSPYAERQLFVTSVLHKARVIQALNDRLAKRAQEIEALGIKGLDALHLACAERLKADYFVTCDDRIIRKYTGTVAVVNPVELTMTMLKQEADNADS; this is encoded by the coding sequence GTGAAAAGTGAAGGTATGAATGTTTATCTTGATACAAGCGCTTTGAATAGAATTTTTGACGATCAATCGCAACCCCGGATTTTTCTGGAAGCGTCAGCTATGCTTTTAGTATTTGGTCTGATAGATAAGCGTATTATTTCGATTGTTTCATCAGAGGTGTTGATATACGAAAATTCACGAAGCCCTTATGCAGAACGGCAACTATTCGTTACTTCGGTCTTGCATAAAGCCCGCGTGATCCAGGCGTTAAATGATAGATTGGCAAAAAGGGCCCAAGAGATAGAAGCCTTGGGAATTAAGGGTCTTGATGCTCTGCATTTGGCCTGCGCAGAAAGACTAAAGGCTGACTATTTTGTCACGTGTGATGATAGAATTATACGAAAGTACACTGGAACGGTTGCAGTGGTAAATCCGGTGGAATTAACCATGACCATGTTAAAACAGGAGGCGGACAATGCTGACAGCTAA
- a CDS encoding type II toxin-antitoxin system VapC family toxin — protein MSHLRISGKKHGGNAPMILCDTNIIIEALKNNPVVIRTIEKIGLERIAVSVVTVMELYYGALHKAELKKIKRHLSSIRILQIDEAISVAASELIERYAKSHGLQIPDALIAATSINHGLKLYTGNKKDFIYIENVSLWAI, from the coding sequence ATGTCTCACTTGCGGATATCAGGCAAAAAGCATGGCGGTAATGCCCCTATGATTCTATGTGACACGAATATCATCATTGAAGCTCTGAAAAATAATCCAGTTGTCATTCGAACGATAGAGAAAATCGGTCTGGAGCGGATAGCCGTCAGCGTTGTCACCGTAATGGAGCTTTATTATGGTGCGTTGCACAAAGCCGAACTAAAGAAGATCAAACGTCATCTGTCGTCAATTCGAATACTTCAAATAGACGAAGCAATCTCCGTTGCGGCATCAGAACTCATTGAACGATACGCAAAAAGCCACGGGCTACAGATACCAGATGCCTTAATTGCCGCAACTTCAATAAACCATGGTCTCAAGCTTTACACTGGAAATAAGAAAGATTTCATATATATCGAAAATGTCAGTTTGTGGGCGATCTAA
- a CDS encoding four helix bundle protein, with amino-acid sequence MKRAHHDLKVWQEAMALVKMIYENSSCFPESKNFGLKSQIRRAAVSIPSRLPKTKRSYCHEVNKLTASLCFSQLSNFSSLIISCKS; translated from the coding sequence ATGAAACGTGCACATCACGATCTAAAAGTTTGGCAGGAAGCAATGGCGCTTGTAAAGATGATATACGAAAATTCATCATGCTTCCCGGAATCCAAAAATTTCGGCCTTAAAAGTCAGATCAGAAGAGCTGCAGTTTCCATCCCAAGCAGATTGCCGAAGACAAAGCGTTCATATTGTCATGAAGTTAATAAGTTAACAGCGTCCCTCTGTTTCTCGCAGCTTTCGAACTTTAGTTCGCTAATTATTTCATGCAAGAGTTGA
- a CDS encoding nucleotidyl transferase AbiEii/AbiGii toxin family protein, which translates to MRETYYSDKLYPFMDMVLALIGQTSAAFYLTGGTALSRHYLQHRYSDDLDLFVNRADDFRRQVTEALEALRRGGIAFEPGIAADDFVRVLARRDETPLKIDFVNDIAFHYGDLQEAAFYPRMDHWRNILSNKLCALSRGEPKDIADILFIAGRFTFSWPEVFSEARQKDLWVDPIEISRIIEEFPVELLDGIKWVETFDIKAFAVSLRELHLDILHGRNNSLLSASGKEIFARL; encoded by the coding sequence ATGCGCGAAACGTATTATTCGGATAAGCTCTACCCGTTCATGGACATGGTACTGGCGCTGATTGGCCAGACATCCGCGGCGTTTTATCTCACCGGCGGCACGGCGCTCAGTCGGCATTACCTTCAACACCGCTATTCGGACGACCTCGATCTATTCGTAAACCGGGCGGACGATTTCCGCCGGCAGGTCACGGAGGCGCTGGAAGCTCTGCGTCGCGGCGGAATCGCATTCGAGCCGGGGATCGCCGCGGACGATTTTGTGCGTGTGCTGGCCCGCCGCGACGAGACGCCGCTCAAGATCGATTTTGTCAATGATATAGCGTTTCACTACGGCGATCTTCAGGAAGCGGCATTTTATCCCCGGATGGATCACTGGCGGAACATTTTGTCGAACAAACTCTGCGCACTGTCCCGCGGAGAGCCGAAGGACATCGCCGACATTCTCTTCATTGCCGGACGCTTTACCTTTTCCTGGCCCGAGGTTTTCAGCGAGGCCCGGCAGAAGGACCTCTGGGTCGATCCCATTGAGATATCAAGAATTATTGAAGAATTTCCCGTTGAGCTGCTGGATGGCATAAAATGGGTGGAGACGTTCGATATAAAAGCCTTCGCCGTTTCTCTGCGGGAGCTTCATCTTGATATATTGCATGGCCGGAACAATTCGTTGCTTTCAGCTTCCGGAAAAGAGATCTTTGCACGACTCTGA